The following is a genomic window from Amycolatopsis cihanbeyliensis.
GGCCTGGTCCAGCCGCGCGCGTGCATCGCGGACCGCGGGCACGCCCCGGGTCACCCGCTCCACCTCCGCTTCCGCCTGGCTGAGTGCTTGCTGCGTGGTCGACGCTTCCTCGCTCAGCGCGGTCAGCCGCGCGCCGGCCGCAGCGAGCCGCCGCTGACGCGAGCGGGCGACGGCGTCGGTCAGGAGCCCGAGAACCGGCAGTCTCCGCCCAGCCCGAGCCATCCGCAGGCCGAGGCGTTCGGCCTTGCGGCGTACACCGATCGCCGTGCGCTCCAGTTCGGCGATCCTGGCGGCCAGCCGTTCCACGTTCTGCTGCGCCTGCCCGCCCGTCGCGCGGCGGTGCGCCGTCCATTCGGCACGCAGCTCGTGCTCGGTCGCGAGGGCCTCGGTCAGCTTGGCGATCCGCCGTTCGAGCTCGATGTGCCATTCGCGCGCGTGCGGTACTCCGGCGTAGCGCCCGAGCGTGCTGCCGGTCGCGGCGATGAGCTCGTCACGCAGGTCGGCGGCCCAGCGCTCGAGGAGGAACGGCCGGGCGTCCGGGTCGATCTTGCTTTCGTTGCCCATTCGCACCACGAGGACGTCCCGCGGCAGCTTGGCAAGGACGTTGTCGACCGCGCGGTTGGTGTGCGACGCGATCAGCACGCTGCCCCGTCCCGCCCCGAGGGCGTGCGCGCGGGCCATCTGACTGATGGCCCGCGTCTTCCCGGTTCCCGGCGGGCCCAGGACGACCATCAGGTCGCGCACGCCGAGCGACTTCCGGAACGCGGCCAGCTGGTCCGGGTCCAGCTCCTCGCCTGGTTCCGCGCGCACCGTGTCGATCGGCTGGACGTGGTGGTCGACCAGGACGTCCAGCAGCGACGAGTTTCGCGCCTGGCGTGCCCGCAACAGGGCGATCGCCTCTCGTCGCTTGGCGTACGCGACGTCGGTCACGGTCGGCATCAGCTCGCCCTGCTGGGCCAGCCGCTCCCAGTCCACCTGCCGGTCGAACCGGACGGTGACCTTGCCATCGGTCACTCGCGTGACATGCCCTCGCTGGTCCGGCTCGCCGCGCACCTGCACGAACGCGTTCCGCTCGGGCGTCACGCCGCCGACGATGTGGAACCGGTACATGCCGGCGGCGCTGTACCGGCGTTCCCCGACCGGCTCGACGGCGCGGTAGGGGAACGTCGGTAGCCGGCCGGCGTTATCGACACTCAGTCGGTGCACTGCGTCGTTCAGCCGGTCGAGTGCGTCGAGAAACCTGGTGTGCTGGGTTTCCAGTTCGGGAGTGCCCGCGGAGTCCCCCAGCTCGGACTGTAGCTTGTGCCATGCCTGCAACATGCCGTTCCAGCCGGCGTCCGCGCCCTGTGGCACCTGGCGGATCTCCGGCACCGGGCGCCAGACGGTGCGCACGAGCAGGCACCCCCTTGCCAGCTTGTCGTGCTCTCGCAACCGCAGTGGCGCGGCCCAGTTGACGTGGTACGCGTCGCCGCGACGGCTCAGCCCCAGCTTGACCACGTAAGCGTCCGTGTGCAGCTGCAGGCTGAAACCGGTGTCGCTGCCCTCCCACGGGGTGAACGTCACCGGCACGCCGTCGCCGCGGGCGGACAGGTCGGTGACGATCTCGTCGAGCCCCCGGGGGAGCGCCGGATGATCCTTCCGTTGCTTGACGATTCCCTCGTGCAGCTTCCGGCCCGGCACGAGGAAGATCGGCGCGCGCAGATCCACGGTTTTCAGCACCGGTGTCGTTCAGC
Proteins encoded in this region:
- a CDS encoding DEAD/DEAH box helicase; this encodes MLKTVDLRAPIFLVPGRKLHEGIVKQRKDHPALPRGLDEIVTDLSARGDGVPVTFTPWEGSDTGFSLQLHTDAYVVKLGLSRRGDAYHVNWAAPLRLREHDKLARGCLLVRTVWRPVPEIRQVPQGADAGWNGMLQAWHKLQSELGDSAGTPELETQHTRFLDALDRLNDAVHRLSVDNAGRLPTFPYRAVEPVGERRYSAAGMYRFHIVGGVTPERNAFVQVRGEPDQRGHVTRVTDGKVTVRFDRQVDWERLAQQGELMPTVTDVAYAKRREAIALLRARQARNSSLLDVLVDHHVQPIDTVRAEPGEELDPDQLAAFRKSLGVRDLMVVLGPPGTGKTRAISQMARAHALGAGRGSVLIASHTNRAVDNVLAKLPRDVLVVRMGNESKIDPDARPFLLERWAADLRDELIAATGSTLGRYAGVPHAREWHIELERRIAKLTEALATEHELRAEWTAHRRATGGQAQQNVERLAARIAELERTAIGVRRKAERLGLRMARAGRRLPVLGLLTDAVARSRQRRLAAAGARLTALSEEASTTQQALSQAEAEVERVTRGVPAVRDARARLDQAVREGEQRRDEALTAASALARALGPVLPVPPVDGTAEPGATGQALDALSTFHARLGPQLQLLAARAAVLADWREDIAGDTEQLHPELIRYADVVGATCIGAASRAEIADEEFDLVIIDEAGQIATADVLVPLVRARRAVLVGDHRQLPPIVEHEVLASLGEAGRDPEVRALLQRSTLENLVGALPGSHVDMLTQQRRMPRTVADFVSEAFYGGKLQTMVTRVHDDGVFASPLAFVDTSDLPEAKRRERRAEQGTENSAEAHLLCRLATHYHTRGKEWALIVPYAAQRRLVVSRLQEHIPDQDIVESGVGTVDSFQGGERDVILYGFTRSNPAARVGFLDELRRANVAFTRAKQQLVLVGDLEMLSRAQDPGFRELVGRLHEHVLADGDLRRSTDIWHRLGELAP